The DNA sequence AACTTAGGTCTCTTAACTTGgcgttttcctccatattgatgtacttttcagctctttcctgtacatcacttagagaaacgggatgtcttttagatatggactgcgagaagggaccttctctaagtccattgactaatcccattatgactgcctctgtgggcaggtcttgaatctccaaacatgctttgttgaacctttccatataggctcgtaaagattctccgacctcctgttttattcccaggaggctcggtgcatgtttcactttgtctttctggattgagaacctcatcaaaaacttccttgagaggtcttcaaagctagtAACCGATCTCGGGgagaggctatcgaaccacttcatcgctgctttcgatagagtggtcgggaaggctttgcatcgcgtagcgtcggaagcatcagctaggtacatccgacttttgaagttgctcaggtgatgctttggatccgtggttccgtcgtagaggtccatatcagggcttttgaagttcctcggaactttagccctcattatgtcctcgctaaagGGATCCTCCCCACCTAAGGGTGGCTCTTCTTGTTCGTCACGGGAGTTGCGGCttttgagggaggattccaactttaagagttttctttctaactcttttcgtcgttccatctcctcttttaggctcttttcagtttccttttgccGCTCTCGCTCCTGCTCTAACTGCTCCAGGCAGCTGTGGACTAGTCCCATGAGTTCGGTTACATGGGGtggtccttctttttctgacTCGCGCCCTTTTGAGGAGTTTACCTTTGGGTTTTTTACTCCGGAGGTGCCTTCCCTGTGTTGGTTATCGATTTCCTGGTGGAGGGTGAAGTCCACATCGTTATTGcctgtgtccagattctcttgttcagaatctgtctccacatggccttcttcgtgggatctgtccgccatcgatggatgatctctcgggtccccggcaacggcgccaatgttacggtgggtaaccggagattaatagaatAGATGGCGCTAGTTGGCCCAATCGTCCGCGGATGGTAGTCTCCGAGCTGGTTTGCACGCtggagcctccttccgacttgtATGCGtgggtgaatggggggtggtacctgcaaagacactccgatgcctaagttagcaagggtgttagcaggtctagagagtattgggcttagagatacctgaggggtgtcagtgtatttatagtggtgagccaataaccaccgttggagtagtgccatatctttagggtgttaaccgtcccattatcttagggaggttaatatatggcttgatgaagcggttggagagattttaggggcggttactcatttgaatgagtgtttatctgccagctaatctcgtgCCCGACTTCTTTAAGATGAATCGTAGTCAACACCGACTTCTTGACACCAGGTCGGTGCGTAGTAAGGCTCAATCCTCTAGACTAAGCCTTTCTTTTGGACCTCGGCCTTTattattgggtcagggtatgaacaaatatattttttaattatttaatttaatttatttaaatatgttacttaattaatcatttatttaatttaattaagataaatattaaatcatttaatatGTTATTTGACCATATAAATTATAACTAATAATCAACAGCATTAATTATTTGATTCGATTAGaatgaataaattttattttattttaaaattttgctaaCTTGTACCCTAAGACATAagttaaaatatcataaaaaaatattttataaaatttattataaaaaataatttttttttatatttcaatgCATTGAATAcataaaaagtattaaaaaatttctattattatatttataaaatatatcctTAAAACACAAATTAGTTACATTCTATAttgtaatttgtatttattttttttgtaatattaaattttttaatattttatttgaccaTAATAAGGCTTAGCTTACTAAAACTTTTTGAAGATGTACATATACTTTTCAAAAGTATAAGTACCTTGTACTACAGAAAAAACACTGAATATAGTTAACTTTAGGATTTAACGTCGCATAATAGAAAATGATAATTTACTCTATAAGATATCACAATGTAATgatgaaaaaaattatgaattcacATTTGAACCAGAATATTAGCCATGAGCTTCTCTAGCGGAAGCTACTTCTACCCTACCATTCTTCGTTAAGGCAAAATTTCAGTTTCGAATACAAAATTTCAATTACttcaatatcttaaaaaaaaaaaaaaatacaaagaattaaaattttaaagacaaagatttaatttaatttctatctCTCAATCTAAATTTCAGTCTCACTTCCAAACACAACCTAATCGTTTCTATAAAAAGTTAACGTTCCTTGCCCCTTCTTCAACCCAACTACCCAAGTGAGCAAATCCACCTTTAAAAGTTATCTTAAAAGTTGAAGACGACGAGACTAATATATTCATCCTTGTAAACTACCATCCTCCTCCGTTATTCTTCTCCTTGTTTTTTCTGCAAGGCTTCTACActataaatttagtatttttcATATAAGAACTGTTGATGAAATACATATAGTTGATACtcgaaataaaatgaaaatgactTAACTGGATATATAACTAGAAACAGTTATTGTGAAAAACAAATGTGAACATTGACATGTAAAACATCAACCCCTAAGGGGAGAACAACATGTATTCTTTTCACCATGAGAGTAAATTCAAAAGCTACAATTTGGACGGTTTCTTTCTCCCAGCTATGAATTCCTGCATCTTTTTGAATTGCTCCTTTGTCATTCCATTGTAATAATCATGAGCTCTCTCCTGAAATTCCATATGCAAATGCACAAGTTATCTAGCTGACCAGGAAGATTGCCAAGAACAATGATGCATAAAAACCAAACAGAAAGTGAATACTGAAGAATGTAAGATCCAAAGCTTTTAGCAACAAGCTCTTAAGTAGATTTTTGCTCTACAATTGGCGAATTCCCTGTTCTGTTTGATTAAACATTAATACAAGATGTCCCAAATGTTAACTTTTCAAGTTCACATTACTAATTACTCTAATAACTTGCTGCTACAATTTCTCATCTTTCAATTCTATCCGTCtaagaatatataaaatttatttacattGACCCATCCCAAGTACAGGGCAATTCATGTGCTTTTAAATAATCATACATAAACTCATCCATGTAACATGTACCCAACAAAAAAACTCatctaaaatgaaagaaaagctGACCTTTTCAAGCGAAAGAGCACGGCCAAGATCAAGCTTGATGCCGTCGTTTATGACGGATTTGTATCTCAACACCAAGTCCTGATTGTTTTTCATTATGGCTTCTGCAATTTCTCTGCTTTTCTTCAACACTTCACTGTCCTCAACGACATGATTCACAAAACCCAATTTCTCAGCAACCTCCGCCGTCAAAGGCGTCGCCGTCAGGGATACCTCTCGTGCCTTATTGACTCCTATGATCCGCGAAAGCTTCTGAGACAAGCCCCACGAAGGAAATATCCCAAACCTACCAAAAAAAGAATGCcccaaaatgtttttaaaattttgaaaatcgtcAAATAGCAAAGTTACATCAAATAAATTGCAAAATTTGTAAAACCTGGCGTGGGTGTCTATGAACTTGGATCCTTTGGCGGCGACCAAGATGTCACAGGCGAGTGAAATCTCGAACCCGGCGGTGATGGCGAATCCCTTGATGGCTCCGATTATGGGCTTCCGGCAGCGATCCATTTGAATAACGGGGTCGCTTTCGGGGTCCTTGACGTCGCCCTTGAAGACGTCCTCGGCGGCGGTTAGGTCGACACCGGAGCAGAATGATCGGCCGGAGCCGGTGAGTATGATGACCTTGACGGAGTGGTCTTGGTCGAGGGCCTTGAAGGCCTGAGCAAGGTCCACCATCATGGGGCGGGTGAGAGAGTTGAGAGATCCGGGGCGGTTAATGGTTATGATAGCGACGCCGTTTGGTTCCCGGTTTACAAGAATTAGATTCTCCGATGAGGACCGGTCCATGGTTGAGCCGAAACCACTCTTGCACGGTTCGAATAGTGATTTTCCAGAAGTTGCTATTATTTAGATTTGGATC is a window from the Arachis hypogaea cultivar Tifrunner chromosome 1, arahy.Tifrunner.gnm2.J5K5, whole genome shotgun sequence genome containing:
- the LOC112703210 gene encoding probable enoyl-CoA hydratase 1, peroxisomal, whose amino-acid sequence is MDRSSSENLILVNREPNGVAIITINRPGSLNSLTRPMMVDLAQAFKALDQDHSVKVIILTGSGRSFCSGVDLTAAEDVFKGDVKDPESDPVIQMDRCRKPIIGAIKGFAITAGFEISLACDILVAAKGSKFIDTHARFGIFPSWGLSQKLSRIIGVNKAREVSLTATPLTAEVAEKLGFVNHVVEDSEVLKKSREIAEAIMKNNQDLVLRYKSVINDGIKLDLGRALSLEKERAHDYYNGMTKEQFKKMQEFIAGRKKPSKL